ttaggTTCAAAGTGAGTGCACACCTTGCAGAACAATCTTGATCTGTAGACCCTactgcacaaaaaaaaatttaattccaaaaCTGTTACCTGGATTGTCTTGAGcataaaacaacatttattaagaattgaTTTCTTAATATGACGctctttatttcataagaatccGTCCATCAGTTCTTGAGATATTCAGTTTCAAATTGAGTGCTTACTTTGCAGAACTAATATGAACTGTGGACCCtactacacaaaaaaaattttaattccaaaaCTGTTGCTTGAATTGTCTTAcatataaaataacatttattaaggattaatttcttaatataaCGCTTTTTATTCCATAAGAATCAGTCCATCAGTTCTCGAGATATTTAGCTTCAAAGTGAGTGCTCACCTTGAAAAAACGATTTACCTGCTTGATATCCGGGCTCAGGGTACCTCGGCTGGAACTGCTCATATCCAGGATTAACCCCACTCGCTCTTCCACCCTGGACCATCCCGTCTGGACCATCTCGAAAAACCGGATCCAGCTCTCCATTGGGCACAATAACGAAACCCGGATACGTTTCTCCGTTTCCAAACTGCCGCCGGGGGTCGACTGGACTCGGATTTCCAAACTGTCGGGGGTCAACCGGACTTGGATTATTAAAACCGGGATACGTTCTCGCATGCCTTTGTCCAGAATCCACTATGGCACCATCTCGCACCGCTAAAGTTTGGAAATGTCCAGGGGAAGAGACGTAGTAGGAATATTCGTAAGAAAATAGGGCGGGTGCGAGATCGAGAAGGATAAAAATTCCGATGGGCGCTCGcatattgattaaattattaCGACACAGTGAATGGTACCCGAATGGTATTGTTAGTGTTTATATATTAGATTGAGTCACAACACGGGTACCGAGtgagaatattaattttttaattacgctTCTTTTGGGCGCCTAAGGTTGCTTGCTGACGATATTCGGAAAAATTATCGAGGAAGTACTTTACCGAAAATTCACACGTAAATATTTACGATGGTATTCgtgttcatttttttaattttgcctaTAATACGCCACCGCCAATTAAAAGTGACCGTTTTTGTGTGTTAccggtaataataataataataataataatgcataaagtaattaaattggCCATTGGACGACGTAGGGATCGAATTTCCCCATTAGTCATATTGGATTAAATTGGGTCAAATGTTGAGGTTATATTCTACCCAGTTAAGCTTATtacctaataaaatttaattcactttttaggATAATAATTTCGATTAAATTAAATGACGGTTTTAAGGggccattttaaaatattccagaaATTGGGAGTAATTCGGGCACCTTTTAGGGCATTTCCGGGATTCAACTATTTCTCCATTGTCCAGGAAGTCGGTGGTAGTAATTATTTCATATTCCAGGCAATATTTCGTAATTTTTTCACCTTTAAATCCACCTCAGAACCgcgaatcattgacgatcgctataaaatgatgctttgcgtctctagtgggtttaattacttaagaaaagtaaaatttcaagatgattcaagtcattgctggaccatgaaatgcggtagaaaccgagaaaatgcactttttgccctttaaacccatctgagacccatgaatccttgacgatcgctatgaaatgaagCTTCACGTCTCTAATGGgtttaattacttaagaaaagtaaaattttaaggtGATTCAAGGCGttcctggaccatgaaatgcggtagaaaccgaagAAATGCACTTTTTATCCACTTGTTGACCTTTAAACCTCTCTATGATCCATGAATtcttgacgatcgctataaaataatgtttcacGTCTCTAGTAGATTTgattacttaagaaaagtaaaatttcgaGATGATCCAAGGCGttcctggaccatgaaatgcggtagaaaccgaaaaaatgcactttttgacctttaaactcATCTGAGACCGATGAATCCTTCATGATCGCTATGAAAAAatgctttacgtctctagtgggttcggctacttaagaaaagtgacatttcaagatgattcacgGCGttcctggaccatgaaatgcggtagaaaccgagaaaatgcattttttacccactttttcaCCTTTAAAACTGTCTGAGACTCATGAAcccttgacgatcgctataaattGGTGCTTTgcgtctctagtgggtttaactacttaagaaaagttgaatttcaagatgattcaaggcgttcctggaccatgaaatgcggtagaaaccgagAAAATGCACCTTTTATCCACTtgttgacctttaaacccatctgagagtcatgaatccttgacgatcgctataaaatgatgcttcacgtctctagtgggtttaattacttaagaaaagtgaaatttcaagatgatttaaGACGttcctggaccatgaaatgcggtagaaaccgtaaaaatgcactttttgacctttaaacccctctgagacccatgaatccttgacgatcgctatgaaatggtGCCTTACCTCTCTAGTGGGTTTAAATACtcaagaaaagtaaaatttcaaggTGATTTAAGGCGTTGCTGGACCATGAGATGAGGTAGAAACCGAAAAAATGAACTTTTCAccctttttgacctttaaacccatctgagagtCATGAATCCTTGACAATCGCTATGAAATaatgcttcacgtctctagtgagtttaattacttaagaaaagtaaaatttcaatatGATTCAAGGCGCTcttggaccatgaaatgcggtagaaaccgaagAAATGCACTTTTACCCagtttttgacctttaaacctgTCTGAAATCCATGAAGCCTtcacgatcgctatgaaatgatgcttcacgtctctagtgggtttaattacttaagaaaagtaaaatttcaagatgattcacgGCGTTcgtggaccatgaaatgcggtagaaaccaaaaaaatgcactttttgacctttaaacccatctgagacccatgaatccttgacgatcgctatgaattgatgctttacgtctgtagtgggtttaactacttaagaaaagtgaaatttcaaggTAATTCAAGGCGttcctggaccatgaaatgcggtagaaactgagaaaatgcactttttacccactttttgacctttaaacccctctgagacccatgaatccttgacgatccttataaaataatgtttcacGTTTCTAGTGtgtttaattacttaagaaaagtgaaatttcaacaTGATTCAAGGCGTTCCTGGactatgaaatgcggtagaaaccgtaaaaatgcactttttacccactttttgaacTTTAAACCCCTCTGAGACTCATaaatccttgacgatcgctataaaatgatgATTCACGTCTGTAGTGGGTTTAATTACTTaggaaaagtaaaattttaaggtGATTCAAGGCGttcctggaccatgaaatgcggtagaaaccgaagAAATGCACCTTTTATCCACTTTTTGGCCTTTAAAACCCTCTGAGATCCATGAATCagtgacgatcgctataaaattatattttacgttTCTAGTGGATTTgattacttaagaaaagtaaaaattcaaaatgattCAAGACGTttctggaccatgaaatgcggtagaaaccgaaaaaatgcactttttgacctttaaacccatctgagacccatgaatccttgacgatcgctGTGAAATGATGATTCACGTCTGTAATGGGTTTAATTACTTAAGgaaagtaaaatttcaagatgattcaaggcgttcctggaccatgaaatgcggtagaaaccggaaaaatgcacttttaacgcactttttgacatttaaacctCCCTGAGAGtcatgaatccttgacgatcgctataaaataatgtttcatgTCTCTAGTGGATTTGATTACTTAAGAAGCGTAAAATTTCAGGATGATTCAAGACGTTCCTGGACCATGAATTGCGGTAGAAACCTAGAAAATGCACTTTTTgcccactttttgacctttaatcCTCCCTGAGAGtcatgaatccttgacgatcgtTATGAAATAAGGCTTCACCTCTCTAGTGGgtttaattacttaagaaaagtgaaatttcaagatgatttaaGGCGTTCCTGGACTATGAAATGCAGTAGAAACCTAGAAAATGCACTTTTTgcccactttttgacctttaaacctcCCTGAGAGtcatgaatccttgacgatcgctatgaaataaggctttacgtctctagtgggtttaatTACTTAAGAGAAGTAGAATTTCAAGATGCTTCAAGGCGTTCCTGGactatgaaatgcggtagaaacctaaaaaatgcactttttgcCCACTTTTTGACCCTTAAACCTCCCTGAGAGtcatgaatccttgacgatcgctataaaataatgtttcatgtctctagtgggtttaattacttaagaaaagtaaaatttcaaaatgattcaaggcgttcctggaccatgaaatgcggtagaaaccgaaaaaaatgcactttttacccactttttgaacTTTAAACCCCTCTGAGACTCATAAATCCTTGACGAtcgttataaaataatgttacaCGTTTCTAGTGGGTTTAATTACtcaagaaaagtgaaatttcaagatgattcaaggcgttcctggaccatgaaatgcggtagaaaccgtaaaaatgcactttttacccactttttgaacTCTAAACCCCTCTGAGACTCATaaatccttgacgatcgctataaaattacatttcacgtctctaatgaatttaattacttaagaaaagtaaaatttcaacaTGATTCAAGGCATttctggaccatgaaatgcggtagaaaccgaaaaaatgcactttttgacctttaaacccatctgagactcataaatccttgacgatcgctatgaattGATGattcacgtctctagtgggtttaactacttaagaacaatgaaatttcaagatgattcaagacgttcctggaccatgaaatgcggtagaaaccaacGAAATGCACTTTCTTTTTTATTCCCTTACATTGATGAGTTTCTGACCCCATTTTGTTGTGATTGCTTCCCAATGCCTTTACATTAAATCTTTGAATTTCTTCATAAGGCAGACAAGCCATATTGCTATTATTTAATCTAATTGGTAAGTTACATCACGGTTTCTTTAATACAATGGCCACACTGGACGTGATACCATGATAATGGTATTGTTCTtgtccccaaaaaaaaaaaacaaacttttattgaatttttattaattgataaataaGGCTATAAATAGGATTGCACACTTTATAAGGCAttaattcgttaatttattGGCTACAATGAGGTTTTTGGTGTTTGCTTGTGTGGTTTTAAGTGCGCAAGCGTTAGCGTTAAACCATTTCACTCAACCTGAAGATGAGCGAAACGGAAACGGGTtaatgagagacaaattaatgGATCAAGAAAGTAGAGGGGTTTACTACGTTTACCATCCCACTGGATTACTGCAGAAAGTCAGCTATTCAACTGAGAATGACGACAGTAAAATGGACTTTGCTGCTAAATTGAAGTACGAGAATGTCGAGCCTATTGTTGGTCCAGTTTACACGTACCATCCGAAAACTTATGTGTTTAAAAGGTTGCAATAAATTTGTATTGAGATTATCTGTTTNNNNNNNNNNNNNNNNNNNNNNNNNNNNNNNNNNNNNNNNNNNNNNNNNNNNNNNNNNNNNNNNNNNNN
The sequence above is a segment of the Anthonomus grandis grandis chromosome 20, icAntGran1.3, whole genome shotgun sequence genome. Coding sequences within it:
- the LOC126747960 gene encoding uncharacterized protein LOC126747960, whose translation is MRAPIGIFILLDLAPALFSYEYSYYVSSPGHFQTLAVRDGAIVDSGQRHARTYPGFNNPSPVDPRQFGNPSPVDPRRQFGNGETYPGFVIVPNGELDPVFRDGPDGMVQGGRASGVNPGYEQFQPRYPEPGYQAGGSQYDPFLGRNPAFYPHHANIKRKAPELQEIQETTTIAGTLETTTLIIDEEGEKKEEVTTKLPCFFCGVDKVNPMDGIEGSISDPDSEPVEPKNVNPVLGGVPPPNNVVVPAGFPVNTPVIPYYVVV
- the LOC126747979 gene encoding uncharacterized protein LOC126747979 — encoded protein: MRFLVFACVVLSAQALALNHFTQPEDERNGNGLMRDKLMDQESRGVYYVYHPTGLLQKVSYSTENDDSKMDFAAKLKYENVEPIVGPVYTYHPKTYVFKRLQ